The Klebsiella africana sequence GTCACGCCGTCGATCATGGCAATCATGCCGTACTCTTCAATGACATAGTCATCATTGCTGGACTGGTAAGTCGCCACGCGGTTGTATTGCGGCTCTTCCCGGATAGAGCGACGCAGGGAGCCTTTCTGGTAGTACACAGAGAGGTTTTTCAGGTTGGTGATGAGCACGACATCTTCAGGAATGCCCGGGACAAAGACCGTCGGCAGGCCGCCGATCTTTTCCTGGCTGACAATGAGCTGCGCGGCCAGTAGTTCGGTATTCGGATTGGTCTGGCTGAGCGCGTTCACTTTCGGCAGGTTCACTTTCAGCAGCAGATCGGACGAGAGCACAGTCACCAGACCGGGAGCGCGGCGGAACCAGGGATCCATAAGGCTGTGGCGTGCATCGAGCACGGCGGCATCAATATTGCCGTAGGTGCCTGACGCAATTACCGCGTTATTCTCATCACGGGAAGTCAGCGTGATACCTGGCATAATGCGCTGCGGCGCCTCATTGCGGATCTTTTGCAGCCAGCCAACGCCGCAATCCTGCAATAACGGATAGGTCGTGCGGTCGGAGTTTTCAGAGTAATGCGTGCCATTAAAGCCAATCATCTGGCGATCCAGCCCCAGCTGACGGGCCATCGCATTACTGATTAATGACTGAAATTCAGGGTGACCGGCCCACGCGTCCAGCTCCGCATACGAAAGCGCATAGTCATAGTTGGTTTTGCGGCAGTGGTAGTTCTGCGGCTCTTTGTTATGGTTCGGTGCAGGGTTACGGCGGTTGGTGCCGTCCGAGCTGTTATTGGTGCTCGCCATCGGTCCCTTACTGCCAATTTTTACTTTCTGCCCTTCCTGCTCTTTAACCCCAAAGTGGTTAACCAGCTTCATGAAGTCATCCGACTCCATGGCGGCCTGTTCCAGTTTTTGCTGGATAGTCGGATCGACGCTGAAACGATTGGCAACGGCTGAGGGTGAGACACCGTTCAGATGTGCCTGGCGCACAATGTACTTATCAAATAGTTCGCGGGTCTGGTTTTCCATGGTTACCTCTTAGAAGTCTGCAAGCTGCACGCTGCTGTTGCCGGTTGCCGCCGGTCGTGCGCTGTAATTTTCTGCGGGCTGGAGCTGAAGCTGACCGCGCAGCTCGTTAAGTTCGCTGGTCAGTTGCTGAATGGTGGCTTTATCCTGTTGGCGGTCCTGTTCCAGGGCACTGAACCGGTCAATCTGGTCTGCCTGAGATTGAGCAACGGCTTCAACAACCTGATGCAACTGACTGAACCGCTGATCGTCGGTTTTCTGGCCTTTACCAAGGATGCCCATCACGCGGTTGAACCAGTTGACGCCCTCCTCGCTGCGATGAGCGGCCAGTTCGATCACTTCAGCTTCAAGCGCATCAGAGAACAGCGGCGCCTCGATCTGCTGGTTATTGAAGGCCATCACCTGCGCGCGCTGCTGCGCAGCAAATTTAAGGCGCTCAGTCCCCAGACTTGCCGGGGTGTCCGTCATCGCCAGGCCGACCACATACGCCTTACCGTTAAGGGCAAACTGCGGATGCAGCTCAATACTGGAATAGATTTTTTTTCCTTCATCGGTGAGCTGCTTCATTCGTGCCGAAGCGTCGATCTCGGCATAGAGCGCCGTACGACCGGCCAGCGGCCCTTCGGTGATATCCTCCGCGCTTAAAGCAACAACATCCCCCATGGCGCCAAAATTGCTGTCAGGAAGCATGGAGAGATAGTGCTCCACGTTCACGCGGGCGCCGTAAACGGCCGGGTTGTAGCTCGCCGCCGCATCGCGGAGGTGCTGCGGCTGGATCTCGCGCCCGTCAACGGTGGCGCCGGAAACCGCAACGCGAAACTTTTTGCGGGCGGGTTTAGTCGTGCTGGCCATGTCGTTTTATCCTGTTGATTAATGTCAGTCGCTGCATCATCGCAGAGCCTGAAAGCCCGGCGCCACGCGGTTTTGTTGTCGGAGAACGGCCAGACCTGAAAGCCCGAGCCGCGGGGATCGCGCGCAGGTAATCTCCCTGCTCAAAAGGGGGAAGTGATGATTCAGGATGCGTTTATTCGATTAAGGGCAAAGCAGCTCTACTGGCAGGGTTACCCGCCCGCCGAAATTTCGCGACTCATGGGTATCAACTCAAACACGGTTTATTCCTGGAAAAAACGTGACGAGTGGGACGACACAACGCCTATCAAACGGGTAACGCAATCCATTGATACCCGTCTATGCCAGCTGAGTGCGAAGGACAATAAAACCAGTGGCGATTTCAAAGAGATTGATCTGTTAACCCGGCAGTTGAAAAGGCTGGATACCGGGCAGACCACCACTACCACCGGCGTTAAAAAAACCAGTCGTCGCAAGAAGAAAAATCACTTCTCCGAGGAGCAGATCGATGCATTGCGCTCAAAAATTCTCGACTCTCTCGCATGGCACCAGCGCGGCTGGTACGAACAGCGCGATCAGCGTAACCGGATGATCCTCAAATCGCGGCAGATCGGTGCAACCTGGTACTTTGCCCGCGAGGCATTACTGGGCGCACTGAGAACGGACGTTAAGCACGACTATCAGCGCAACCAAATTTTTCTGTCGGCGTCCCGCAAGCAGGCGCTCCAGTTCCGCAACTTCATCCGTAAAGCGGCTGAAGAGGTGGACGTCGAACTTAAAGGCGGTGAGCAAATCACGTTGTCAAACGGCGCGGAGCTGCATTTTCTCGGGACGTCGGCGGCGACGGCGCAGTCGTACACCGGCCACCTGCGATTTGATGAGTTTTTCTGGACAGGAAACTTTATCAACCTGCGCAAAGTTGCCGGCGCCATGGCAACGCTCAAAGGCTTAACACGCACGTACTTCTCCACGCCATCCAGCGAAAGCCATGAAGCCTATCAGTTCTGGACCGGCGATCGATGGAATGCGAAACGGCCTAAAGCGCAGCGCGTTGACTTTGACGTTTCATGGAAGAAAACCCATAGCGGCGTGCTTTACCCGGATAAAACGTGGCGGCAGATCGTCACTATTCAGGACGCTATCAACAACGGCTGGGACTACACCGACATTGATGAAATCCGGGACGAAAACAGCCCCGATGAATTTGAAAACCTGTACATGTGCGAGTTCGTCAAAGACGGCGAAAGCGCGTTCAATCTTAGCCAGTTACTGGGGTGCGGCGCTGACGGGTATGACGACTGGCCCGACTGGAAACCGTTCGCCAGTCGCCCTATGGGGCAACGTGAGGTGTGGCTGGGCTACGACGCCAACGGCGGCAGCGGCAATGGTGATGCCGGTGCTCTATCCGTGACGGTCCCTCCACTTGTGGCTGGCGGCCGGTTTCGAACGGTTGAATTGAAGCAACTGCGAGGGCTTGAGTTTGAACAGCAGGCGGCGGTCATCAAAGAGGCTGCCGAGCGCTACAACGTCACTCACATCGCCATTGACGGGCAAGGCGTCGGGGAGGCGGTCTGGCAGATTGTTAAAAACTGGTTCCCAGCCGCTATTTGCTACCAGATGAGCCTCTCTTCCAAGCGCGCCCTTGTCCTCAAAATGTTGCAGGTCATCCGCGCCGGCCGCTGGGAATATGACCGCAGCGAGCAGGGCCTGGTCAGAGCCTTTAACGCTGTTCGCAAAGTTGTTACGCCCGGCGGTTTCATCACTTACGAAACGGACCGATCGCGCGGCGTAAGCCATGGTGATATGGCTTGGGCAACCATGCTTTCGATTATTAATGAACCGTTGGGCCAGGAAAGTGGCGGCGGTGGTTTCGCAATGGGATGGTAACTTTGAAAAAGAAATACGGTAAAAAGCCGATAGCCAGCACCGCCGGCCCTGACATTGTGGAGTCACTGAAGGCCGACCCCGCGTTGACAGCGTTCAGCTTTGACGGCCCTTATCCCGTGCGGGATATGGCCGATTTGCTGGACAATCTCTATTGCATGGACAACGGGCGATACTATGAGACGCCAGTGGATTTTTACGGGCTGGCTAAAGCTCCACGTCAGAGCGCCTGGCATGAGTCGGCGTTGTATTTCAAACGAAATGTGCTCACCGGCTGTTTTATCCCGCACAAGCTGCTCAATCGCCAGACCTTTTCCGCGTTTGCGCTGGACTGGTTCACTTTTGGCAATGCCTATCTCGAATTGCCGCGTAATCGCCTGGGCGGCCCGCTACCCTTCAAACACTCTCTGGCGAAGTACACCCGGCGTGGGAGCACAGATCTCGATCAATACTGGTTTATCCGGCGCTGGAAAGAAGAGCACACGTTCAAATCAGGAACGGTTTGTCACGTTCTGAACCCTGATATTAATCAGGAGGTCTACGGTATGCCGGAATATATGGCAGCACTGCTGGCCGCCAGCCTGGCCCACTCCGCTGACATGTTCCGTAAGTTGTACTACGACAACGGATCGCATGCTGGATGTATTGTCTATATTGGCGCTGGACAGGTTGATGATAAAAGCATGAAGGCAGTCAAAGAGACGTTGACCGGTGCGCGTGGGAAAGGCGCATTTAAAAACCTGCTGCTGCATGCGCCAGGCGGCGGCAAAGACGGCGTGCAAATCCTCCCCTTCCAGCAGATCACGGCGAAAGATGAGTTTATCAACATTAAGAACGCCACACGTGACGACATACTCGCAGCGCACCGTATCCCGCCGCAGCTGATGGGCGCCATGCCAGAGGGAAACGGCTCATTTGGGGATATCGAGAAAGCCGCCCGGGTCTACGCTATCAACGAGCTGACGCCCGTAATGGAGGCGCTGAAGGTGGTCAATGAGTGGATCGGAGAAGAAGTGATCCGCTTTAACCCTTACGCATTGCTTACCGCTGAGAAATAACCGCCAGAAAACTCAGTTTCTTTAAACAACATCAGCCACTTATAACAGGCCAGCGTTTTCGCTGGCCTCATCTTTTCTGCTGAAAAAATCCCGCATCAGCGCCCCTCTGCGCGTCGCTGCTTTTTCCCAGCAAAAGGCATGCCTCCAACCAAAACGACCGCTCACCGTGACGCAGAAACCGTCAAATTGCGTATTCTCCCGCCTTCCCTACCCTGACCCGTTTGCGGGGGCTTGCCCCCCGTCACCTGCGCGCAGCAATTCTCACAATATCTGTGTTTGAATGAAACAGAGCGTAGTCCACATTGTGCTTGTGCATTACGGTAATACAGTCCATCAGAAAAAAGTGCAAATTTGTGCGCCATTGTGCAACTATTCAAAAGTAACATTAGGAAATTAACATAGACTATAATAAAAGAATTCTTGATAACTTACTGTTACGAAAGAGTACTTAATACCGACTATCCTGATGAGTTGTATGAACGGAACACCTCAGATAACATTCGTTCCCAGATGAAGTGATGAATACTACTTCAATAAAGATGCACCATATAGGATATAGGATATAGGATATAGGCGACTCTGAACTTCCATAGATATAACGTAAAAGCAAGCGACTGATTTATTAGGAATAAAAATCTACCGAGTTTTAATTTGAAAAATAAAAGCGACCACACAATGATAATTGCTATAGGGCTAACCAATATTATGCTTACTCATATTAGAAAATTTTTAAAGAGTTAAGCAACCCCGCCATACAGGGTTGCTTAATATAATTCTTTCAATCCAAGTAATTTTACAATGCACTTCTTAATTACCAAAAGCCCTCTTGAAAAAACCAGTCGCTTAAATAAAATTTCATTTGCATTTGTTATTTAAATACACACGTATATACTGATCGAGTAATTTACTAAGCTGCTTGTTTACTTCATCATGTTTCTGAGGGCTCCGCATTTTTGACAAATGCCTCTCCAGAAACTTAGATGGTAATTTAATAACTAGTTTATCATTGTTATCATAAAGCTCCTTAACCCACATTAACTCTTTATGTTTTTCCAAGTTTTCAGTATGATCTCTATTAATTATAAAAGCCAATCGCCCATAATGCTTATAGAGATAAGAGTTTACTTGCCTATACTCTGTGGCACCTAAGTCTTTATAGTTTTTTATTTCAAAGATAACTTGACGTGAACCATAGTCAGTTAATATTCTATTCCACACTGTAGACTCTGCCAGGTTAGTGGCAATGATATCTCTTTGCTGGAGGCCATTTTTATTAGGATGCAACTCAATATTTGTTAAATTAGTCGCAAAAAGGATCTTAATAGCTTTTAATGCCCACGCTTCAAAATCGACAGCACCTTCCATCCCTTCAGGAATATTATTTAGCTCTTGAATCATTGAACCTATTCTCTGTTTTCGTTGCTCAACGGCGACAGAACTAACCTCTATGTCGTATTCGTCATGAATGTCATCTGCTGCATCAGAGGTTATCTCTGATTCATGAACACCAAGCGCCAACCAATAACATGGATGAATCAACAATCTTGAGCTAGAAGTAAAATCCTTATCAGGTTCTTTACCATCATGGCAAAAAATGAATGATGACGATTGTTGATTATATAAACCAAAGAAACCAACACTATACAATCTTTTTATTACTTGGACTGGATCTTCAAACAAAAGAAGATCTTGCAATTTTAATTTATTATTAATCTCCTTAATTTCAAATGCCTGATTTATAACTTCTGATGCTTCTGAAATACTAAAATCTGATTTACTATTGGAAAATAACGAAGTGAAAATATCTAATGCTGGGAAAACATTCTCGTATTCTTTAAGTAAATCGTTCAATCTATTTTGAGATATAGTATTTGCCGTGGCTTTAATATCTTCTATTACTATCTTTGATCTTGCATGTGTCGCAGCTCTTAAAAATGCGTCATTCAGTAAAACCAAAATATCTCTAGGCCTATATAAGGTTAACTTTAATGTTTCTTTAAATCCCGTGTTGGATTGTAATTCATTAGCTGTATATGCATTCCAGACTCGCGTGTTGTTCTCTATTGTTGAACCAAAAGCAACTCGCATTCTATTACATACAAGATTAAAAAGATTATATTCATCCCAATGTAACCTTAAAATTTGACCTTCGATATTTCTTGTGAAGTCAGGGTCCATTTTAGATATTGCTCTATGAATATTATCTCGGACAAAAGCAAAAGCTATCACCTTTTCTTGTAGATTTTGTTTAATGTCAATGACAGATTGAATAAAGCCATCCACAATCGCAACGCCAAGATCATCGGGAGTATAACCTTCATCTAGCCTATCCGCAAAAATCACAAATTGATTCTTAGATTTATCAATAGCTTCAGAAATAACTTCTTCTAATAAATCTAATTCAAATTCATCAGATAAATCAGATATCCTTGTCGAAGGTTTTACATCCTTACCCATATCTAAAATTGATAAGAGTTTTTTCCTTATCTTACTACTAATGTTTTGTTTTTTTGGTCCCCAAGATAGCAAATGTTTCTCAACACTTTTATAGTCCAAATCATTTTTCATTTTATAATGATTCGCTATTTCGGATAAAATCTCCATATAAATTGCATAGCGCCAGGCTAATTTACTTCCTGCTTTTATATGTAAATAATTTTCACCAAAAAGAGATACAACATCTCTAAGACCAATAATTTGCTCTTCAATAGGACTGATAGTCATAACATAAGTCTTAGGCTTCGCCTTCCAGTGCTTTGATAACATATGTACTAAGGCGCTCTTACCTGTTCCTCTTCGACCAACTACTATGCACCTATCGTATGACTCTAAAAGAGCTTTGTAGTCAGTGGTTTGCCAAAAAGATGCTTCAAGCATTCTTTCATCATGTTCAGCACGAATATCGCCAAGCACATTACCTTTCATGTATCATCCTTACCAAGCTTTAAGGGTTAGTATCAATGTTATTGTAACAACACATCAATTAGTTAGCTAAGTAACTTTTAATCATGGCTGATAATTGATAAGGTAACATTTCCACAAAGCAAGGCAATGTGTTTAATGGTGAAGTAACACCACTTTTCTATTTCAATTACTGCTTCGCTTCAGTATGTAATCTCTTCGCAGACTTAGGTTACTGCCCCAATTTCACGTATTTTGGTACTATTTTGTCCCTTTTTTTTAATATCTAGTGGGAATTTTTATTACTCTTTGCAAATCAATGCAGCTTCTGCTTCTGATACATTGCCGAGGCGGCAATGTAATGTTCTCTGCAACCCGCAATTGCTGCGTAGCAGCATAGCTTGTTAGCTTCGTATGCTTTCCTGTGGCAACTTTTGGCCCCATAGCAATACAGCCTCATCATTAATAGTCCATTGCGGGTTCCATGTGTTGCGTGCAAAAGCTTGGGCTGAGCTTTCGTGAGAGTCATTCCTTATCCTGTCCGTGGCCTTAAGTCTTTGTTGTCGTGAATATCGTCTTAAATCTAGGATATGTCACGGGAGTTCTGTCCTTTCTGTTGATGTTTTTTTCGGCCGAATCATTGTACTCCGTACAGTTATTGACAGAACTCCAAGGGGCCGCGTCGCGGCCTTCTAAGGTCAAATTCTCGACCGACGATGGCTTATGCTTCGGTACGATTTTGTAATCGTTGGTGCGGGTATAAATGACCGATTCACTGACCGTAAAAGGACAATAGACGCCGCTGATTTTGGCGACTGTGTCACCATAATCATTGCCGTTTTCGGTGTATTCGTAATTGAGACGAACACGCAAACAATCGCGAGTTACAAACGGGCCGCCCTGGGCGTTGACGTATCCCGGCCAGTCGGGCGCATCAGCAGCAGCACGGGCAGCTTCAAGTTCCGGGTGCAAGACAAGCTCACGACTTCCTAGGCGCCTTAGCTCGCGCCATGTGGATACAGGCGCGCCGCCAATCTGTTGAAACTGGCGAATACTCCAGCGTGAAGCCCACGCCCGCACGCGCTTTGCCATCTCTTTAACGGGTTTGCCTGACTCGTGATCAAACTCGCCATCCATTCCATAACCGTCGATATTTTTTGAGATGTACTTTGCGATGTATCCCGTTGCCGATCCAAACTCTTCATCAATTGGTTTGGCAGTAAAACGATACTGAGCCGCGCCGGGTTCGCTTCCATCCACCTGGAGGGCGTACTCATGAAAAATATCAGTGGCAAGCTCCACCTCTTCCGGGCGGAGAAATAACAGCAGGTGCCAGTGCGGCGTTCCGTCGTGGTGTGGTTCGGCTACACGGAAACCAAATGTGCGGATGCCTTCCCTTCCCCATTTGGCGCGTACACGTGACCAGACGTTGCAAAGGTACTTTTGAGTTTTGCGTGGGCTGGCATTGCAGTATTTATCGTTGCGCTTGCCGGAATGCACATGTGTGGCGTGATAACGTGACGGTGCGGTCAACGTGTAGAACATGCCAACCAGTCCCATCTCGTTAGCCATATCCTCAAAACCGCGCATGCGCACCATCAATTCATGACGGGCGATCTTCGGGTTGGAAACACTGCCCATGACCTTATCGAGCAAGGAGGTACGCTCCCCAGTGTCCTGGTCTTCCAGCTCCATCGCCTGAAGGTATTCAAAGTTGGCTTTTTTTTGTGCTATCCACTCCCTGAAGCAAGGCTCAGAGCAATAGGGTGATGCCACTTTGCTGACGTAGCTAGTGGCGATCAGGAGGTGCTCGCGCCAGCGGTCATGGATTTTGCGGAGCTTACCTAGCCACCACTTTTCCTTTTGAAGTCTAGCAATGACACGTAATGCATCTTCTGCTGTCAGTACTTCATCGCAATACTGTTTCCAACCAGGGATTGCAATGTTGAGTGAGGTCGCTTTACTGGCAATGGCGCCGTAAGCGTAGATCGTGGAAAACTCCACATCTGCCGTTTTCTCGTACCGAAAATCAAACTCGCGCATAAACTCGCTTTTCATCAGGTTCGCGAGCTTATACGCCAGTCTTTTCAGGCGCTTTTTATCTGCCCATGGCAGCAGATGAAAATCATTACGTAGCGGAAAGAGAATTGCAGGCAGATTACCTTGTGGCAGATATTGTGCGTTTACCGCATCAACTCGACGCAATACATGGCGCTCAAACGTATTGAATAACCAGCGTACAGCCTCTTTCTGGTTCCTACGGTCCAGAGTTTCCAGGTGCATTGAAAAACGCTTGCGGATAAACGCAGGGAGAGCCTGGACGCGGCGCCGCAGATGACGCTCCAGTCTTGTGCGATCAAATGCCCTGCGCGCCTCCCCATCACGAGGGCGCAACGGTACCCGATAAACAACATCAACAAGATCGCTATAGGCAAGTGCCTTACGCTCGCCTTTTGGGGTGAGATACTCAATTGCAGACTCTTCGGCGTTGCTTGGATTAATA is a genomic window containing:
- a CDS encoding phage major capsid protein, P2 family — protein: MENQTRELFDKYIVRQAHLNGVSPSAVANRFSVDPTIQQKLEQAAMESDDFMKLVNHFGVKEQEGQKVKIGSKGPMASTNNSSDGTNRRNPAPNHNKEPQNYHCRKTNYDYALSYAELDAWAGHPEFQSLISNAMARQLGLDRQMIGFNGTHYSENSDRTTYPLLQDCGVGWLQKIRNEAPQRIMPGITLTSRDENNAVIASGTYGNIDAAVLDARHSLMDPWFRRAPGLVTVLSSDLLLKVNLPKVNALSQTNPNTELLAAQLIVSQEKIGGLPTVFVPGIPEDVVLITNLKNLSVYYQKGSLRRSIREEPQYNRVATYQSSNDDYVIEEYGMIAMIDGVTFA
- a CDS encoding GPO family capsid scaffolding protein, which produces MASTTKPARKKFRVAVSGATVDGREIQPQHLRDAAASYNPAVYGARVNVEHYLSMLPDSNFGAMGDVVALSAEDITEGPLAGRTALYAEIDASARMKQLTDEGKKIYSSIELHPQFALNGKAYVVGLAMTDTPASLGTERLKFAAQQRAQVMAFNNQQIEAPLFSDALEAEVIELAAHRSEEGVNWFNRVMGILGKGQKTDDQRFSQLHQVVEAVAQSQADQIDRFSALEQDRQQDKATIQQLTSELNELRGQLQLQPAENYSARPAATGNSSVQLADF
- a CDS encoding terminase large subunit domain-containing protein, with amino-acid sequence MIQDAFIRLRAKQLYWQGYPPAEISRLMGINSNTVYSWKKRDEWDDTTPIKRVTQSIDTRLCQLSAKDNKTSGDFKEIDLLTRQLKRLDTGQTTTTTGVKKTSRRKKKNHFSEEQIDALRSKILDSLAWHQRGWYEQRDQRNRMILKSRQIGATWYFAREALLGALRTDVKHDYQRNQIFLSASRKQALQFRNFIRKAAEEVDVELKGGEQITLSNGAELHFLGTSAATAQSYTGHLRFDEFFWTGNFINLRKVAGAMATLKGLTRTYFSTPSSESHEAYQFWTGDRWNAKRPKAQRVDFDVSWKKTHSGVLYPDKTWRQIVTIQDAINNGWDYTDIDEIRDENSPDEFENLYMCEFVKDGESAFNLSQLLGCGADGYDDWPDWKPFASRPMGQREVWLGYDANGGSGNGDAGALSVTVPPLVAGGRFRTVELKQLRGLEFEQQAAVIKEAAERYNVTHIAIDGQGVGEAVWQIVKNWFPAAICYQMSLSSKRALVLKMLQVIRAGRWEYDRSEQGLVRAFNAVRKVVTPGGFITYETDRSRGVSHGDMAWATMLSIINEPLGQESGGGGFAMGW
- a CDS encoding phage portal protein, with translation MVTLKKKYGKKPIASTAGPDIVESLKADPALTAFSFDGPYPVRDMADLLDNLYCMDNGRYYETPVDFYGLAKAPRQSAWHESALYFKRNVLTGCFIPHKLLNRQTFSAFALDWFTFGNAYLELPRNRLGGPLPFKHSLAKYTRRGSTDLDQYWFIRRWKEEHTFKSGTVCHVLNPDINQEVYGMPEYMAALLAASLAHSADMFRKLYYDNGSHAGCIVYIGAGQVDDKSMKAVKETLTGARGKGAFKNLLLHAPGGGKDGVQILPFQQITAKDEFINIKNATRDDILAAHRIPPQLMGAMPEGNGSFGDIEKAARVYAINELTPVMEALKVVNEWIGEEVIRFNPYALLTAEK
- a CDS encoding P-loop ATPase, Sll1717 family, whose protein sequence is MKGNVLGDIRAEHDERMLEASFWQTTDYKALLESYDRCIVVGRRGTGKSALVHMLSKHWKAKPKTYVMTISPIEEQIIGLRDVVSLFGENYLHIKAGSKLAWRYAIYMEILSEIANHYKMKNDLDYKSVEKHLLSWGPKKQNISSKIRKKLLSILDMGKDVKPSTRISDLSDEFELDLLEEVISEAIDKSKNQFVIFADRLDEGYTPDDLGVAIVDGFIQSVIDIKQNLQEKVIAFAFVRDNIHRAISKMDPDFTRNIEGQILRLHWDEYNLFNLVCNRMRVAFGSTIENNTRVWNAYTANELQSNTGFKETLKLTLYRPRDILVLLNDAFLRAATHARSKIVIEDIKATANTISQNRLNDLLKEYENVFPALDIFTSLFSNSKSDFSISEASEVINQAFEIKEINNKLKLQDLLLFEDPVQVIKRLYSVGFFGLYNQQSSSFIFCHDGKEPDKDFTSSSRLLIHPCYWLALGVHESEITSDAADDIHDEYDIEVSSVAVEQRKQRIGSMIQELNNIPEGMEGAVDFEAWALKAIKILFATNLTNIELHPNKNGLQQRDIIATNLAESTVWNRILTDYGSRQVIFEIKNYKDLGATEYRQVNSYLYKHYGRLAFIINRDHTENLEKHKELMWVKELYDNNDKLVIKLPSKFLERHLSKMRSPQKHDEVNKQLSKLLDQYIRVYLNNKCK
- a CDS encoding replication endonuclease, producing the protein MPDSTALAWSWNAQRRAINPSNAEESAIEYLTPKGERKALAYSDLVDVVYRVPLRPRDGEARRAFDRTRLERHLRRRVQALPAFIRKRFSMHLETLDRRNQKEAVRWLFNTFERHVLRRVDAVNAQYLPQGNLPAILFPLRNDFHLLPWADKKRLKRLAYKLANLMKSEFMREFDFRYEKTADVEFSTIYAYGAIASKATSLNIAIPGWKQYCDEVLTAEDALRVIARLQKEKWWLGKLRKIHDRWREHLLIATSYVSKVASPYCSEPCFREWIAQKKANFEYLQAMELEDQDTGERTSLLDKVMGSVSNPKIARHELMVRMRGFEDMANEMGLVGMFYTLTAPSRYHATHVHSGKRNDKYCNASPRKTQKYLCNVWSRVRAKWGREGIRTFGFRVAEPHHDGTPHWHLLLFLRPEEVELATDIFHEYALQVDGSEPGAAQYRFTAKPIDEEFGSATGYIAKYISKNIDGYGMDGEFDHESGKPVKEMAKRVRAWASRWSIRQFQQIGGAPVSTWRELRRLGSRELVLHPELEAARAAADAPDWPGYVNAQGGPFVTRDCLRVRLNYEYTENGNDYGDTVAKISGVYCPFTVSESVIYTRTNDYKIVPKHKPSSVENLTLEGRDAAPWSSVNNCTEYNDSAEKNINRKDRTPVTYPRFKTIFTTTKT